The DNA window ATTGCAGGAACGAGAATATTCGATTTTTCGAATGCTTCTTCCCTGCGCGAGTTCGAAGCGCAGTTTCCGAAACAATCCATCGATCTTTGTATCGTTACGTTTCCGATTCAAAAACTTTCCGATCGAAGCGCTTTCCTGGGTCTTATGGATTCCGTAACCGAACGGAGAATCCTTCTGGGAACGACGAGTATTTACGCAAGAGTTCCCGATATCATCGAAACGACTCCGTTGATTCCCGATCACGAGCGATTTGCTGCGGAAGAGGAATGGCTATCGCGCGGCGGAAAGATTCTCCGGTTGTGTGGAATCTACGGACCGGGCCGCAATCCCGCCGATTGGATTCGCAAGGGACTTGTAACCAAAAGTTCCAGACAACTCAATCTAATCCACGGAGACGATATCGCAGAAACCGTTTCCCTTTTGATTTCCAAGATTCAAACGGAAGGATGGGATAGGATTCCGAAGATTCTCAATCTTTCGGACAATCAGTGGCACACTTGGAAAGAAATATTTTCCTTTTTGGAAGGACACGGAAAGATCGCAGAAGCTCCGATCCGAGAATCGGAAAGAGAGGATTGTTTTATCGACAGCGAACTGATTTCGAATCTGCTTCCTGATTTACAAAGAAAAGACTTTTGGGCAGAATTGGAAAATCTGGAAGGGATCAGTGATTAGCGAAATTACGAATATTCTCCATTTCTTTTCCATCGGCGGATTGATTTCCCTTTTGATTTTTTTCGTTTCCCGTTACTGGTATGATCTTCGGGGAAGAATCGCGGTTTGTTTTATTCTTACGATCGTTTCGTATTTGATTCTAAACTTAGACGTTCACATTCAGATTCCCTTTCTCGTTCGTAATCTACTCTTTCTAATCGTGTTGGCTCTTCCGTTTTTTTATTGGCTCATCACCTTAGCGGCGTTCGACGATCATTTCGAGATCAAAACATGGTTTTGGTTTTTGCTGATAGGCAAGCTGATCCTATCCGCGGTCGCGACTTATCCCGAACTCGGACAAATCTCGCTGCGAGGTCCGGTTGAATCCGAAAGAATTCTATCTAGAATTCTTTTGCCGTCGATATTCTCCCTCGGTTTCGTATTGGCCGCGATCATACAAACGTATATTGGAAGAAAGGACGACCTTGTAGAATCGAGGAGAACCCTTCGACAAATCCACATTCTCATCTCGGGAACGGTCATCGCGATCAACATCTTCTCGCATCTTTTTTTACGCGGAAAAGAAGTATCCGAAATCCTGGATTTGTTAAACGGACTTCTTGCTTGGGGTTTGATCCTTGCGTTTCAATTTTTGATGTTCGATTTGAAAGAAGGTCTGATTCAAAAAAGGGAAGGAGCCGCCGAAGAGGAAAAAGCGCCCGCGGTCGATCCGGTCCTACAAAAGAAACTCATCGATGCGTTTGAAAAAGAAAAGATGTATCGCTCCGAAGGTCTGACGATTCGAAGTCTCGCCGAAGAACTTCAGGTTCATGAATACAAACTGAGAAGACTCATCAACGGAAATCTAGGGTTTCGCAATTTTAACGATTTTTTAAACCGATATAGAATTCAGGAAGCCTGCGAGATTCTTCTCGATTCCGAAAAGGACGAGATTCCGGTGATTCGGATCGCGATGGATCTCGGGTATCAATCCTTGGGACCTTTCAATAGAGCCTTTAAGGAACTGACTTCTTTGACGCCCACCGAATATCGAAAAAACCGGGCCGAACCGAAAATAAACCTCAACGATTTTGAAAAAAGCAAGCTTAAATAGATCTTTACGTTCATAATGAGATCGAATCCGAGAGTCAAATCGTACGGATGCGGGGGTTGAAGAATGGAAGAATTGCTTTCGAAGGTGGGTTACTCCGGCTTTTTCGGAATCGTCTGGGGAACTTTGTTGATCCGTTATTTGCTCTTTGCGGGAACCGCTTTCTTGATCGTCTGGGTTTTCCTGAGCAAACGTCTTTCTCATAAACTCATTCAGGGAAAAACTCCGGAGCGGGAAAGAATCCTTCACGAAGTCAAGTATTCGCTTCTTACGTTCTTTGTCTTTGCGTTGTCTGGAGTATATACCGCTTGGGCTCAAGCGAACGGATACAACCTGATTTACGATAAGGTTTCCGATTACGGAACGGCATATTTGATTTTCAGCATATTCGCGTTGATCCTTCTGCACGATACGTATTTTTATTGGACGCATCGCCTGATGCACAACCAACTTCTGTTCAAACACGTCCACCTTGTGCATCATAAATCCACGAACCCTTCCCCTTGGGCATCGTTTTCGTTTCATCCTCTGGAAGCGGTGATCGAATCGGGGATTATTCCTCTCGCGGCGATGATTCTACCTTTGCACCAAGGAGCGATCATCGTATTTTTTATCTACATGACTTCTTTTAACGTCCTGGGGCATCTTTCCTACGAACTCTTTCCTTCCTGGTTTTTAAGAAGCAAGTTTACGAACTGGCACAATACGACCACGCACCACAACATGCATCATAAATACTTCAACTGCAACTATTCCCTGTATTTCAACGTTTGGGATAAGATCATGGGAACCAATCACGAACAATACCGGAACACGTTCGAGGAAGTCGCATCGAGGGTTCCCGAAAAACGGGAGAACCGAAGCTTAGAAAAAGTGGATTCCGCGGACACGGCGGCGGCATAAGCGTTCGACTCCGCTTAACATTTTCCGGGAGTGCGATTGATCGGACTTCCGTTTATTTTTGATTCGGCGGAAAGGTGATGATCGTGGTGAATCCTTCGGAGGTTTTCGATTCTTCCAGAGTTCCTTTGAGCTGATACGTAAGAAGTTGAACGAGTTCCGTCCCTAAAGAATCCTTTTTCGGTTGTGAATTGGGAAACTTTCCGGGACCGTTGTCGCTTACTTCGAGACGGGAATAACCGCGTTCGTCCAATTTGAAACTTACAGTGAGTTTTTTCAGTCCGCGGATCTTCGGGAATGCGTGCTTCATCGAGTTTGTGATGAGTTCGTTCAAGATCAATCCGAGCGGGATCAAAATCGATTGATTGAGAACGATGGAATCGCAATAGAGGGTCGTCTGCAATTCCGCCTCGTCGTATCCGAAAAAATGCATCAGATTCGAGATCAGTTTTCGGATGTAATCGGGAAGAAATGTCTGACTCTCCACGCTTTTCGAATATAACGTTTCGTGAATCATCGCCATCGAAGCGATTCGATTTTGACTGTCCTCCAAAACCTTGCGCGCGCTCGGATCGGAGGAATACTCCGATTGTAATCCGATGAGACTCGATAACACCTGCATATAATTCTTTACGCGGTGATGGATTTCGCGTAATAAAAGTTCCTTTTCCTTGAGCGAATTGCTGATCAGTTCCTCTGCTTGTTTCGGAAGTGAATAATCGATGATCACTCCCTCCAATCCTTGCAATTGTCCGTCCGGTGAAAAAATTCCGATTCCTTGTTCGAAACACCATTGGATTTTACCGTCTTTTTTTCGGATTCGATAGGTGATTTGATACGGTGTTTTCGATTCGACCGAATGAAGAACCCCCGATTCGACCTCCGCTCGATCCTCCTCCAAGATAATATCACCGAAATCTAATGTTTTCTTTCCGACGAAATCCTCCGGAGAATATCCCGTAAGTTGAAGACAGCCTTCGCTGATGTAATCCATCGTCCACCGCGGAGGATCGTTTTTACACCGATATACGATTCCGGAAATATTGCTGATGATCGTGGAAATCTGTCTTTCGCTTTCTCTCAGTTTTTGCTCCACCAACTTGAGGGAAGTGATGTCCACGATCATTGCGAGGGCCCCGTCGTAGTTTCCGTGATCGTCGTAAAGAGGATTGGCGGATGCGATCGCGTATTTCTGCTCTCCTTTATGATTGACGAAGTTGTATTCGGAAATCTCGGCGATTCCTTTCTTCCGCTCCTCGAGCCGTTCCGCCACGGACTTTCTCCGGTCTTCTTCCACGATATCCAAGACGTTTCGACCGAGCATCGTTTCCGGCGCTATACCGTAGAGTTCGCCGATTTTATTGTTCGCAAAGGTGGTGTTTCCGTCTTTGTCCAGAATCCAAATTCCTTCTTGAGAAGTGTCTATGATCTTTTTGTAAAGTGAATCCAATCTGTTTTCGGCTTCCTTAGACCATTCGAAATAAATGATAAGGATCGAAAGCGCGCTCATCATTCGAAAGAGTCCGCCGAGAAAAAAGCCCACGATCGCGAATTCTTCGATCGGTCTCAAAAAAGGATAATCCAAAATGTGAATTCCCCAGAGAATAAAACTCCATCCTCCGATCTTTCCTCCCTTATACCGCGTGGAAGGAAGTTTTAAAAGAATGATCCCCGAATAAATGTGCGCGCCTCCGACCAGAAAATAAATCGGGGCCGACGCGAGATCGGAACCTTGGAAATAAATTTCTTCCAGAAAGACCCAGACAACGCCGATCAAAAGCGGTGTATAGATCCATTTAGGGAATTCCCTTTTTGTAAAGAGAAAGGCGCCCGAGAGCAGAAAGAACGCTCTCGTAACGTCGGCCGTATGCGTAAGAATCGAAATCCATTCGGTCGGTCCGAAAATCGATCTCATAAGATTGCCGAAAAGGAACAGTAGTTGAAAAAACCAGGAAAGAAGCCAAAAGAGAAGGAATTTATGTCTTTCGGACCAATACAGAAATAAATAAACAAGATTGAGGATAACGACCGTCGTTAAGGAAAAAAGAATGGAAGGAAAGATCCACGACGATTGCATATCGGCTTAAAACTGAGGTCAGGTTAAACCGGACTTCAGCTTTCGCGCAATTCATTTTCTTTCCAAAACGATCTCGTTCTTTCGGCCGTGCAGAATTATAAATTGAAATTTATTGAATCGAGTATTCTCGGAGGCAATAATTTCCCGAAGGATGTTTGTATTCCTTTTTGAGAGTCGTGCTTTTGCCCACTGCAGCCGCGCGAATCGCAAACTTATCCATCAATTCCTTTTGTCCGCAAGTAGGCGCGATGACAAGCGCCGCGGAGAATTCTTCCCAAGACTTCCATTTGTGTCTGGAATCGTTTCTATATTTTCCTTTCGAGAAGGTTTTCATCCTCATCAGAAGATCGATTTCCGAAGCGATCAATCTTCCTTTTTTGTCGAAGTTGAAATCCTCGTGAAATCCGTTGAATACGATGTATTTTCCTTCCGGAGAAATCTTCGCCGTTAAGTCGCGCGCCGGTTGAAATAGATCCGCCTGAAATCCTTTCAGGCAGAAATACTGAACCTTCTCAAAGCTGGCCCGCAAGAGGCCGCCTTCCCGCACATAAAGACTTCCGCTCAAAACGAACACGACCATTCCGAGTCCCGCCGCGGCGTAGGAAATCGGTTTGGACTTGTCTTCGATAAAGCGAAAGATCCAAAGAGCAAAGACGGTGAACAACGCAGGCAACGGAGGGAACACGTGTCTGAGCTGTTTGTTGCCGGTGGTCGCATCGATGATGATATATTGTAAAAATAGAATACACGTTACCGCGACTAAAGGATCCCGTAGCGTCTGCACGGCCGAGGCAAGGAAGCCTTTCTTGCCTTCCCGAATTCTCGATTTAAAAAACCAAAGAATGAGCGCGATCACTCCGAAGAAAAAGATACGGAAGATCCAAGGTTCCTGGAATACGTGACTGACGGGGCTTGTCGTAGTAGGGGAAGAAAACAACGCGAAGATAAAACTCTTCACGTATTCGTTTACGATCATCTGCGCGTTGATGAGACTCATGACGCGGTCCGGGTTGGCGAAGATCCAAGCGAGAGAAGGCGCGATCGCGTAGGCGTATAAAACCCGGATGGAGGAAGGAGCGATTTGTTTCCACTTCTCCCTTTGCGAATATAAGAATAAGTTGAAGTCGATGAACAACAAAACGGTGCAATAGTAGATGATGAGTTTGAACTGTCTCTGATCCAGATTCAGATTCGTCACGACGCGCAATATTGGAAGCGATAACACCAGCAAAACGACGAGAATGACGAAAATTCTCCGCAAACCTTTGTATCTCTGCGTCAAAGAAAACTTTAGAATTTCGGAATATTCTTTGGGTTTGGAAGCGACCTCGTAGATGAAGATCGCGATAAAAAGAAGAAGTCCATACGGATATTTCGTGAAGAACAAGCCGAATAAGGAAAGAAAAACGGACCATTCCATTCTATCCTTTTTGGCGAACTCGGTAAGAAAGACGTTCTCTTCCGTATGAAAATAAATCTTATAAAGAGTATAATACGTCCATAAAAGAAAAAACATTCCCTGCGTTTCGAGCATCGACGAAAGGCTGTAGGACGGAGCCTCGGTCGTATGCAACGTCAAAGCCAGGGTTAGGATCGCGGTCAGACCTGCTTTTAAAAACGAACCCGTGATTTGATAAACGACATAGAGAATCGTGGGAAAACAAAGAACGTAAAATACGAGACCGAGAAAGGAATCCTTCCAAGTGATCGGCATGTCTCCCGGAGTCAAAAGAAGAAGCAGCGAAAGAAGAGAGCGTAACGGAGGCCAGGTCGGGGATTCTAAAAACGGAAAGAAGGCCCTCCAGAGTTTGAAATCCCGAAAGTCCTGGTATTGATCCAGAACCACGTTGAGACGGATGTTTTCATCCCAGGTCAAAAGATCCTTGAGAGTGCAGGTGCGGATAAAAATTTCCCAATTGCGGAAACCCATATAAAACGCGAGTCCGAGGGAAACGACACACAGAAGGATGCCCAGGAACTTGAATTTATCTTGTTTCATATTCTTCTCCGGAGCGAACTCCCGCGTTTTAGGATTTCTTTTGGATCGATTTCCGTTTTGGGGAAACGCTGGAATACACGTTTTCGATCACATACAAGGGTCTGTTTTTCGATTCGTCGTTGACCCTGCTTAAGTATTCTCCGATCATCCCGAGCGCCAAAAGTTGGGTTCCGCCTAAGATGAGCACGACGATCATCATCGAACTCCAGCCGGTGATCGTCTCGGAAGTGAAAATTCTCAGATAGATGACGAATAACGCATAAATCGCTCCGCCGAACGCCGTGAAAAAGCCGAGATACGAAGCTAGTTTGAGAGGAGCCGAGGAAAAGGAAGTGATTCCGTCTAACGCGAATTTAAGCATCTTTCCTACGGAGAATTTCGTGACTCCTTCGAAACGTTCCTCTCTTTCGTATTCGAGACCGGTCTGTTTGAAACCGATCCAGGAAATCAAGCCGCGGATATAACGGTGTTGTTCCCGCATCGTGCAGAGAACGTTCGTCACTCTTCGGCTCATGATTCTAAAATCCCCCGTGTCGATCGGAATGTCGAACCGAGTGATCTTCTTTAGAATTCTATAAAATACGTGGGCCGTAAAAAGTTTGAACCAGGATTCGCCCGGCCTTTTTTTTCGTTTCGCGTAGACTACGTCGTATCCTTCTTGAAGTTTTCCGTAGAGGTCGCTCACGAATTCGGGCGGATCCTGCAGATCTCCGTCCATCACGACGACCGCGTCGCCGAGCGCCGTGTCGATTCCGGCGGTGATCGCGGTTTGATGTCCGTAATTTCTGGAAAGATTTACGAGTTTATAACCGTTCGTCGATCCGCAGAATTTTTTCAATACGTCGAAGCTTCCGTCTCTCGAACCGTCGTTTACGAAAAGAATTTCAAGATCGTCTTTTTTGAAAGAATGTTCGGAGGCTAATCGGTTTTGCAGAATGCCCAGCCTTCTCGTGAGTTCGGGAATGGTTTTTTCTTCGTTGTAGATGGGAATGATTACGGAAAGGAGAGGAGGTCTTTCGGCCATAAGATATACCCGTAAGAATCGTAGGAGTCGGCTTTTTGTCCAGAATTATTCCCTCGTTTCAAAGCGACTGGTTTTTGACCGGATTTTTGGTGCTCTGCCGAAAAATTCTCTTTACAAATTGCCAGGAAATTAAACTATACTTGCATCCAATATCCAAGTCAGGGTTATGAAAATCAAAGTCACCACTAAAAACGACGTCCACATCATCAAGATTGAAGGGCCGATAAAAGCGGGAAATGAGTTCGAGTTAGGTCAGAAAATCGAAGAGTACATTTCCAAAGGTGACGTTCCGAAATTTATCATCGATTTGAAAAAAGTTCCCTTTATTAACTCCGCCGGACTCGGTATGTTTTTGAATATATACAAACATATCGACGGCTTAAAAGGAAGAATGGTTTTTACGAACTTGAATTCCGATATCGAGAACTTAATGGAGATTACAAAACTCGCCAGCATCTTTGAAATTTATAAGACTCTGGAAGAGGCTCTTGAATCTTTCGAATACTGATTCGTTCAGAAGTCGTGGAAACTTTCAAACGTCATTTCCAAAAGCATAGACGTCTCTATTTTTCCCTTCTTAGTCTATTATTTATTTACAAACTGATTTTCAATCGATTCACGGGGCAGTGGATTCTTTCCAAGGCTCTCGAAGGATCGATTCGGGGAAGTGCGAGTTTTACCGTAACGAAGTTCTCGCTTTTGTACGGAATCGCACTTGAAAATCTTCTTTTAAAATCGGACGGGTCCTTCGAGGAAAGACCGGTTCTCTCGGCAAAAGAAATCGAACTCTCATACAATCTGCCCTGGGTTTTTTTCGGAAGAGCCAAACTCTCGCGCGTCGCGGTCGTCGGATTGCAGGTCGACCTCTTACAAAAAAAGGGAGAATGGAATCTCGCGAAATTATTCGCTTCTTCCTCGCCCGCGCCTCCGCAAAAGGAAGAACCTTTCTCTCCTTTGGAAGAGATTTCGACCTACATTCCCGTCAGCGCGTATCTGGGTCTCGAACTCAAGGATATCTTTGTTCACGTCTCTTCTGAATCCGGGGCTTCTTCGTATAAGGCGGGGATCGACGGATTCAACCTCGGATTGGAATTGGATACGGTTCGTTTTCGAAAGATTCCTTTGGACGTTCGCATTTTGCAGTTAGTCGACGCAGTTCGCTTTAAAATGAATCCGGAAAAAACGGTGCGCGTTTATTTTGAAGACAACTCTAAGTCTTTGGATCAACCGTTTCGTCTCGGTCTTGAATTGTCCCGCGACGATTCCATCCCTGGAGGAATGCTCGTTTCGAAAGCGGACATCGGTTCGGATTCGGTTCCGATCCGGGTTCGCAATCAGCTTCTCGCACCGTTCGGATTCGGTCTCAAATACCAACTCGGTTATCTCGAAAAAGAAGACAAACTCAAACTCGATCGTCTCGAACTCAAGGTCAATGAGGACGTTTGGTTGTCCGGAGCGGGAGAAATCGCGGGAGTTTCCTCCAAGGAAAGAAACGTTCAGTTCTCGATTTCGAAATCTTCGATCCGTTTAAAACCGCTTTCCGATTTTTTATCCACGATCCCCGGAATTCCAAAGATGCAGCTGGATGGAGAATTGCGTCTGGCTCC is part of the Leptospira yasudae genome and encodes:
- a CDS encoding AraC family transcriptional regulator, encoding MISEITNILHFFSIGGLISLLIFFVSRYWYDLRGRIAVCFILTIVSYLILNLDVHIQIPFLVRNLLFLIVLALPFFYWLITLAAFDDHFEIKTWFWFLLIGKLILSAVATYPELGQISLRGPVESERILSRILLPSIFSLGFVLAAIIQTYIGRKDDLVESRRTLRQIHILISGTVIAINIFSHLFLRGKEVSEILDLLNGLLAWGLILAFQFLMFDLKEGLIQKREGAAEEEKAPAVDPVLQKKLIDAFEKEKMYRSEGLTIRSLAEELQVHEYKLRRLINGNLGFRNFNDFLNRYRIQEACEILLDSEKDEIPVIRIAMDLGYQSLGPFNRAFKELTSLTPTEYRKNRAEPKINLNDFEKSKLK
- a CDS encoding sterol desaturase family protein; its protein translation is MEELLSKVGYSGFFGIVWGTLLIRYLLFAGTAFLIVWVFLSKRLSHKLIQGKTPERERILHEVKYSLLTFFVFALSGVYTAWAQANGYNLIYDKVSDYGTAYLIFSIFALILLHDTYFYWTHRLMHNQLLFKHVHLVHHKSTNPSPWASFSFHPLEAVIESGIIPLAAMILPLHQGAIIVFFIYMTSFNVLGHLSYELFPSWFLRSKFTNWHNTTTHHNMHHKYFNCNYSLYFNVWDKIMGTNHEQYRNTFEEVASRVPEKRENRSLEKVDSADTAAA
- a CDS encoding sensor histidine kinase → MRSIFGPTEWISILTHTADVTRAFFLLSGAFLFTKREFPKWIYTPLLIGVVWVFLEEIYFQGSDLASAPIYFLVGGAHIYSGIILLKLPSTRYKGGKIGGWSFILWGIHILDYPFLRPIEEFAIVGFFLGGLFRMMSALSILIIYFEWSKEAENRLDSLYKKIIDTSQEGIWILDKDGNTTFANNKIGELYGIAPETMLGRNVLDIVEEDRRKSVAERLEERKKGIAEISEYNFVNHKGEQKYAIASANPLYDDHGNYDGALAMIVDITSLKLVEQKLRESERQISTIISNISGIVYRCKNDPPRWTMDYISEGCLQLTGYSPEDFVGKKTLDFGDIILEEDRAEVESGVLHSVESKTPYQITYRIRKKDGKIQWCFEQGIGIFSPDGQLQGLEGVIIDYSLPKQAEELISNSLKEKELLLREIHHRVKNYMQVLSSLIGLQSEYSSDPSARKVLEDSQNRIASMAMIHETLYSKSVESQTFLPDYIRKLISNLMHFFGYDEAELQTTLYCDSIVLNQSILIPLGLILNELITNSMKHAFPKIRGLKKLTVSFKLDERGYSRLEVSDNGPGKFPNSQPKKDSLGTELVQLLTYQLKGTLEESKTSEGFTTIITFPPNQK
- a CDS encoding glycosyltransferase family 2 protein, with amino-acid sequence MAERPPLLSVIIPIYNEEKTIPELTRRLGILQNRLASEHSFKKDDLEILFVNDGSRDGSFDVLKKFCGSTNGYKLVNLSRNYGHQTAITAGIDTALGDAVVVMDGDLQDPPEFVSDLYGKLQEGYDVVYAKRKKRPGESWFKLFTAHVFYRILKKITRFDIPIDTGDFRIMSRRVTNVLCTMREQHRYIRGLISWIGFKQTGLEYEREERFEGVTKFSVGKMLKFALDGITSFSSAPLKLASYLGFFTAFGGAIYALFVIYLRIFTSETITGWSSMMIVVLILGGTQLLALGMIGEYLSRVNDESKNRPLYVIENVYSSVSPKRKSIQKKS
- a CDS encoding STAS domain-containing protein, with product MKIKVTTKNDVHIIKIEGPIKAGNEFELGQKIEEYISKGDVPKFIIDLKKVPFINSAGLGMFLNIYKHIDGLKGRMVFTNLNSDIENLMEITKLASIFEIYKTLEEALESFEY